Proteins from a single region of Chengkuizengella sediminis:
- a CDS encoding UvrD-helicase domain-containing protein has product MNLTNLPIGATTSKIPFAQKASGRTSKEIVSDLDKDAFFFRSLENRGIELNQSQIDAVRHYKGPLLTLSGAGVGKTTLLTCRTSYLISFYQVPPENILLLTFTKKAADEMKERILSLHTSAKTSTGKIEASTFHAFFFKLLRKQGYRQEVLKEEYKRILIKQFLKEKGLRDEYQAENILSMITSYKIQGMKPNQVVAKSTSEKEIQEMYKRYEEWKQKHERIDFDDMLQLAYDLLKKSPELLELMQRRFQFVLIDEFQDTNDLQYELIKLMTEKHKNLTVVGDPDQTIYSFNGARYDFIMNFDKTFPNTKMITLNMNYRSNPGIVGLGNEMIKHNKNRKPKTLTATKDGMEVPLFLRPSNTDNEAELIIKQMQTQISAGVSYKDIGVLYRTASSGRAIYELLTLSEIPFKVSRQNEVFYEQKIIKPLVDHLRLCLNHRNMEAIEGILGSLYINKDMGMQHIREMEQKQKKKYPLIHLKTYSHLQDFQKKQAVERIKLIKKLTEMKPDEAIKKLRNEFYNKYMETDERQELTSHKEMNIEMLDEIESSAKRFMNIKEFIYFIDNMVQKHHDLKLKKEHDSNAISLMTIHAAKGLEYQVVYIIGFSEGILPHSSSLEPELSDRLYTGHKGEQREEALEEERRLAYVAVTRAKEQLIISSPQFYRGVRADVSRFIMDVFNSGLPNKNEEVSAWLCTSSSCNGWMRIDPYDRPQELLKKCPICNSMMNKGTKLINAR; this is encoded by the coding sequence ATGAACTTAACGAACCTTCCAATTGGGGCAACAACCTCTAAAATTCCTTTTGCACAAAAAGCAAGTGGCAGAACGAGTAAAGAAATAGTATCAGATTTAGATAAGGATGCTTTCTTTTTTCGTTCATTAGAAAATAGAGGGATTGAACTTAATCAATCACAAATAGATGCAGTGAGACATTATAAAGGACCATTATTAACCTTAAGTGGCGCAGGAGTTGGTAAAACAACGCTACTTACTTGTAGAACAAGTTACTTAATTTCCTTCTATCAAGTTCCCCCAGAAAATATTCTACTTTTGACCTTTACTAAAAAAGCAGCGGATGAAATGAAAGAACGAATCCTCTCTTTACATACTTCTGCTAAAACCAGTACAGGGAAAATTGAAGCAAGCACATTTCATGCTTTCTTTTTTAAATTATTAAGGAAACAAGGTTATCGTCAAGAGGTACTTAAAGAAGAATACAAACGAATCTTAATCAAACAGTTTTTAAAAGAAAAGGGACTTAGAGATGAATACCAAGCTGAAAATATACTTTCTATGATCACTAGTTATAAAATACAAGGAATGAAACCAAATCAGGTAGTGGCCAAATCAACTTCAGAGAAAGAGATACAAGAGATGTATAAACGTTATGAAGAATGGAAACAGAAACATGAACGTATTGACTTTGATGATATGCTGCAGTTAGCTTATGATCTATTAAAAAAGTCTCCTGAGTTGCTTGAATTAATGCAAAGAAGATTTCAGTTTGTTTTAATTGATGAGTTTCAGGATACGAATGATTTACAATATGAACTGATTAAATTAATGACAGAAAAGCACAAAAATCTAACGGTTGTAGGAGACCCTGATCAAACGATTTATTCCTTTAATGGCGCTCGTTATGATTTCATTATGAATTTTGACAAAACGTTTCCAAATACAAAAATGATTACGCTAAATATGAATTACAGATCAAACCCAGGTATTGTAGGCCTTGGCAATGAAATGATTAAACATAACAAGAACAGAAAACCAAAAACATTAACTGCAACCAAAGATGGGATGGAAGTTCCTTTATTTTTACGTCCAAGTAATACGGATAATGAAGCAGAACTAATCATTAAACAAATGCAAACCCAGATAAGTGCTGGGGTTAGTTATAAAGATATCGGTGTGTTATATCGTACTGCCAGCAGTGGACGTGCTATTTACGAATTGTTAACACTGAGTGAGATCCCTTTTAAGGTGAGTCGTCAAAATGAAGTGTTTTATGAACAGAAAATAATTAAACCATTAGTCGATCACCTCAGATTATGTTTGAACCACAGAAATATGGAGGCTATAGAAGGGATTTTAGGCTCTTTATATATAAACAAGGACATGGGAATGCAGCACATTAGAGAAATGGAGCAGAAACAAAAAAAGAAGTACCCATTAATCCATTTGAAAACATACTCTCACTTACAGGATTTTCAAAAGAAACAAGCGGTCGAACGAATTAAATTAATCAAAAAATTAACGGAAATGAAACCCGATGAAGCGATTAAGAAATTAAGAAACGAATTTTATAATAAATACATGGAAACGGATGAAAGGCAAGAATTAACCTCCCACAAGGAAATGAATATAGAGATGCTTGATGAAATTGAATCCTCTGCAAAAAGATTTATGAATATTAAAGAATTTATATATTTTATTGATAATATGGTTCAAAAGCATCATGATTTAAAATTGAAAAAAGAACATGATTCCAATGCAATTAGTTTAATGACGATTCATGCAGCGAAAGGATTAGAATATCAAGTGGTATATATTATTGGATTTTCAGAAGGGATTTTACCGCATAGTTCATCTCTAGAACCTGAATTGTCAGATCGACTGTATACTGGTCATAAAGGAGAACAGAGGGAGGAAGCACTAGAGGAAGAGCGCAGATTAGCCTACGTAGCTGTAACGAGAGCAAAAGAACAGTTAATTATCAGCTCTCCTCAATTTTATCGTGGTGTAAGAGCAGATGTATCTAGATTTATCATGGATGTATTTAATTCAGGTTTACCGAACAAAAATGAAGAAGTATCTGCTTGGCTGTGCACAAGCTCAAGTTGTAACGGGTGGATGCGGATTGATCCTTACGACAGACCCCAGGAACTGTTAAAAAAATGTCCAATATGCAACTCTATGATGAACAAGGGAACGAAACTTATCAATGCTCGATAA
- the aceA gene encoding isocitrate lyase: MMKRVQNLELSWQIDERWNEITRPYTAQEVIKLRGSMDVEYTLAKEGAKKLWKLMQSESYVNALGALTGNQAVQQVKAGLKAIYLSGWQVAADANLSGQMYPDQSLYPANSVPHVVKRINQALQRADQISHLEEDDSIDWFAPIVADAEAGFGGQLNVFELMKGMIEAGASGVHFEDQLSSEKKCGHLGGKVLLPTQTAVRNLISARLAADVMGVPTILIARTDADAADMITSDIDDADKPFITGERTSEGFFKTKPGLDQAIARGLSYAPYADLIWCETSTPDLEQAKRFADAIHEKYPNKLLAYNCSPSFNWKAKLDDATIAKFQQELGKMGYKFQFVTLAGFHALNHSMFELAKGYKENGMAAYSKLQQAEFANEQHGYTATKHQREVGTGYFDEVSQVISGGTSSTTALKGSTEEAQFHSA; the protein is encoded by the coding sequence ATGATGAAAAGAGTTCAAAATTTAGAATTAAGTTGGCAAATTGATGAGCGCTGGAATGAAATAACAAGACCATATACAGCACAAGAGGTAATCAAATTACGTGGTTCTATGGATGTTGAATATACTTTAGCAAAAGAAGGGGCAAAAAAACTTTGGAAATTAATGCAATCCGAAAGTTATGTTAATGCATTAGGAGCATTAACAGGAAATCAAGCCGTTCAACAAGTGAAAGCAGGATTAAAAGCGATATATTTAAGTGGATGGCAAGTAGCAGCAGATGCTAATTTATCTGGACAAATGTATCCTGATCAAAGTTTATATCCAGCAAATAGTGTACCTCATGTTGTAAAAAGAATTAATCAAGCTTTACAGCGTGCAGATCAAATAAGTCATTTAGAAGAGGATGATAGTATAGATTGGTTCGCACCTATTGTTGCAGATGCAGAAGCAGGTTTTGGCGGTCAATTAAATGTATTTGAATTAATGAAAGGAATGATCGAAGCAGGTGCTTCTGGTGTGCATTTTGAGGATCAGCTTTCATCAGAAAAAAAATGTGGTCATTTAGGCGGTAAAGTGTTATTACCGACACAAACGGCTGTACGTAATTTAATCTCAGCTAGATTAGCAGCAGATGTAATGGGTGTTCCAACAATATTAATTGCTAGAACAGATGCAGATGCGGCAGATATGATTACAAGTGATATTGATGATGCTGATAAACCATTTATTACAGGTGAGCGAACTTCAGAAGGGTTCTTTAAAACAAAACCAGGCTTGGATCAGGCAATTGCAAGAGGTCTATCTTATGCACCATATGCAGATCTAATTTGGTGTGAAACTTCCACTCCAGACCTAGAACAGGCGAAACGTTTTGCTGATGCTATACATGAAAAGTATCCAAATAAATTACTTGCATATAACTGTTCCCCATCATTTAATTGGAAAGCAAAGCTTGATGACGCAACCATTGCAAAGTTTCAACAGGAATTAGGGAAGATGGGATATAAGTTCCAATTTGTAACTCTAGCAGGTTTCCATGCATTAAATCACAGTATGTTTGAACTTGCAAAAGGATACAAAGAAAACGGTATGGCTGCTTATTCCAAACTACAGCAAGCAGAATTTGCGAACGAACAGCATGGTTATACAGCAACTAAACATCAGAGAGAAGTAGGCACAGGTTATTTTGATGAAGTTTCACAAGTGATTTCTGGTGGTACATCATCTACTACAGCTTTAAAAGGTTCAACTGAAGAAGCGCAATTTCATAGTGCGTAA
- the aceB gene encoding malate synthase A: protein MNTVVSGVQVHGEVNEKFEEVLTDGALQFISNLERQFRGKRKELLHNRILRQQKIDQGEMPGFIKETEHIRDGDWTIAPLPEDLQDRRVEITGPVDRKMIINALNSGAKVFMADFEDANSPKWENCMEGQINLRDAVNRTITFENANGKKYSLNEEIAVLIVRPRGWHLEEKHIIVDGERASASLVDFGLYFYHNVKKCIENGSGPYYYLPKLESHLEARLWNEIFVYAQNELQIPQGTIKATVLIETILASFEMDEILHELREHSAGLNCGRWDYIFSYIKKFRNHDEMILPDRSEVTMTVPFMRSYSQLVIQTCHRRNAPAIGGMAAQIPIKNNPKANEDAFQKVRADKEREALDGHDGTWVAHPGLVPVALEVFNKIMPNANQINRKREDIKVTAKDLLAVPEGKITEAGVRTNINVGIQYIESWLSGNGAAPIHNLMEDAATAEISRAQLWQWIRHPKGILNDGRKLTLELVQQLQEEELEKIKAERGVERFESSFIKEAVQLFNKLIENNEYTDFLTLPGYENL, encoded by the coding sequence ATGAATACCGTTGTATCAGGGGTTCAGGTTCATGGTGAAGTAAATGAAAAGTTTGAAGAAGTATTAACAGACGGAGCATTACAATTTATTTCAAATTTAGAACGACAATTCAGGGGAAAAAGAAAAGAACTGTTACACAACAGGATTTTACGTCAACAAAAAATAGATCAAGGAGAAATGCCTGGATTTATTAAGGAGACAGAACATATTCGTGATGGTGATTGGACGATTGCTCCTTTACCTGAGGATCTTCAAGATAGAAGAGTAGAGATTACAGGTCCAGTTGATCGAAAAATGATTATTAATGCGTTGAATTCAGGAGCAAAGGTATTTATGGCAGATTTTGAAGATGCCAACTCGCCCAAATGGGAAAATTGCATGGAGGGGCAAATCAATCTTCGTGATGCAGTAAATAGAACGATTACATTTGAAAATGCGAATGGAAAAAAATATAGTTTGAATGAGGAAATAGCTGTATTAATCGTTCGTCCTAGAGGTTGGCATTTAGAGGAAAAACATATCATAGTGGATGGAGAAAGAGCATCTGCAAGTTTAGTAGATTTCGGATTGTATTTCTACCACAATGTTAAAAAGTGTATTGAAAACGGAAGTGGCCCGTATTATTATTTACCAAAGTTAGAAAGTCATTTAGAGGCAAGACTTTGGAATGAGATATTTGTATATGCTCAAAATGAGTTGCAGATTCCGCAAGGAACGATCAAAGCAACAGTACTTATCGAAACGATATTAGCTTCCTTTGAGATGGATGAAATTTTACATGAATTAAGAGAGCATTCAGCAGGATTAAATTGTGGAAGATGGGATTATATTTTTAGCTATATAAAAAAATTCAGAAATCATGATGAAATGATTTTACCAGATCGTTCTGAAGTAACGATGACTGTACCTTTTATGAGATCTTATTCACAATTAGTAATACAGACGTGTCACCGTAGAAATGCACCGGCAATCGGAGGCATGGCTGCTCAAATTCCGATAAAAAATAATCCGAAGGCAAATGAAGATGCGTTTCAAAAGGTAAGAGCAGATAAAGAAAGAGAAGCTTTAGATGGTCACGATGGAACATGGGTCGCACATCCTGGTCTGGTTCCTGTTGCATTAGAAGTGTTTAATAAAATTATGCCTAATGCAAACCAAATCAATAGAAAACGAGAAGATATTAAAGTAACAGCAAAGGATTTACTTGCTGTTCCAGAAGGAAAGATCACAGAGGCTGGCGTACGTACCAATATTAATGTTGGTATTCAATATATTGAATCTTGGCTGTCTGGTAATGGTGCTGCTCCTATCCACAATTTAATGGAAGATGCGGCAACAGCTGAAATCTCACGAGCACAGTTATGGCAGTGGATAAGACATCCGAAAGGGATTCTCAATGATGGAAGGAAATTGACTTTGGAGCTTGTTCAGCAATTACAAGAGGAAGAATTAGAAAAAATTAAAGCTGAGCGAGGTGTTGAAAGATTTGAAAGTAGTTTTATTAAGGAAGCTGTACAACTATTTAATAAATTAATTGAAAATAATGAATATACTGACTTTTTGACTTTACCTGGTTACGAAAATTTATAA
- a CDS encoding 2-hydroxyacid dehydrogenase produces the protein MKQPYVYITKKIPKEVIGPLEKIATVKMWNGESEKVPVEFLKREVANATALFTTLDDTIDHSIIENSPQLKVISNMAVGYDNIDISTATKHSIFVCNTPDILNDTTADLAFALLMSSARRIVEGQQFIKDGYWKDWGPLLMVGRDIHHKTLGIVGMGRIGEKVAKRATGFDMEVLYHNRTKRDSVGEALNATYCSFDELLEKADFIINLLPLTDETRNKFDESAFSKMKNTAIFINVGRGMSVVEEDLIYALQNGEIASAGLDVYRHEPISNQHPLLKLDQVVLVPHIGSATIETRTKMMQLTVQNIVNVLEGKYPEAYVNKDVKL, from the coding sequence ATGAAACAACCTTACGTATATATCACTAAAAAAATACCAAAAGAAGTTATAGGACCACTAGAGAAAATTGCCACGGTGAAAATGTGGAATGGAGAAAGTGAAAAGGTACCAGTAGAGTTTTTAAAAAGAGAGGTAGCTAACGCAACAGCACTATTCACAACACTAGATGACACCATTGATCACTCTATCATTGAGAATTCTCCACAATTAAAAGTTATTTCTAACATGGCTGTAGGGTATGACAATATTGATATCTCAACAGCTACAAAACACAGTATCTTTGTATGTAATACACCGGATATTTTAAATGATACGACTGCGGATTTAGCTTTTGCCCTATTAATGTCCTCTGCTAGAAGAATTGTGGAAGGTCAACAGTTTATTAAGGATGGTTATTGGAAAGACTGGGGTCCCTTATTAATGGTAGGTAGAGACATTCATCATAAAACCCTAGGAATAGTGGGCATGGGGCGGATCGGTGAAAAAGTAGCGAAAAGAGCAACTGGGTTTGATATGGAAGTGTTATATCATAATCGTACGAAAAGGGATAGTGTAGGGGAAGCTTTAAATGCAACGTATTGTTCTTTTGATGAATTGTTAGAAAAGGCTGATTTTATTATCAACTTACTTCCTTTAACAGATGAAACAAGAAATAAATTCGATGAATCTGCTTTTTCAAAAATGAAAAACACAGCTATTTTTATTAATGTGGGGCGTGGAATGTCTGTTGTGGAAGAAGATCTGATTTATGCATTACAGAATGGGGAAATAGCAAGTGCTGGATTAGATGTGTATAGACATGAACCAATATCCAATCAACATCCTTTACTAAAATTAGATCAGGTTGTGCTTGTCCCTCATATAGGAAGTGCTACCATCGAAACTAGAACTAAAATGATGCAGTTAACGGTTCAAAACATTGTAAATGTCTTAGAAGGAAAATACCCTGAAGCTTATGTTAATAAAGATGTGAAACTATAA
- a CDS encoding ABC transporter ATP-binding protein — protein sequence MLKINQVTKLFNANTVDEKLALSNVNLILAPSDFVTVIGSNGAGKSTLMNVISGVLMPDDGNVTIDGVVVNKLHEHQRSQWIARVFQDPMAGTAPNMTIAENLSIAYLRGHNRTLNWGLNKKKKNFFKDQLERLGIGLENRLNANVGLLSGGERQALSLLMATFTKPKILLLDEHTAALDPSRAELISNLTEKVVKEFNLTTLMVTHNMSQAIQLGNRLIMMDKGQIIMDIPPSKKQGLTVEDLLHEFAAIKGEQLNDDRVILG from the coding sequence ATGCTTAAGATCAATCAGGTTACGAAGTTATTTAATGCAAATACGGTTGATGAAAAGCTAGCTTTATCTAATGTGAATTTGATTCTCGCTCCTTCTGATTTTGTAACAGTCATCGGAAGTAATGGTGCCGGAAAGTCAACCTTAATGAATGTTATTTCAGGTGTATTAATGCCTGATGATGGAAATGTAACAATTGATGGTGTTGTGGTAAATAAACTTCATGAACATCAAAGAAGTCAATGGATAGCCAGGGTATTCCAAGATCCAATGGCGGGAACCGCACCTAATATGACCATTGCTGAAAATTTATCTATAGCTTACCTGAGAGGGCATAATCGAACTTTGAATTGGGGATTGAATAAAAAGAAAAAGAACTTTTTTAAAGACCAGCTTGAAAGGTTAGGCATAGGATTGGAGAATCGTTTAAATGCAAATGTTGGTTTGTTATCTGGTGGGGAAAGACAAGCTTTAAGTTTGCTCATGGCAACTTTTACTAAACCTAAAATATTACTATTGGATGAGCATACAGCCGCATTAGACCCTTCTCGTGCGGAATTAATTTCAAATTTAACTGAAAAAGTGGTCAAAGAGTTTAATCTTACAACTTTAATGGTCACACATAATATGTCTCAAGCAATTCAATTGGGGAATCGATTGATTATGATGGATAAGGGGCAGATTATTATGGATATCCCACCTAGTAAAAAACAAGGCCTCACAGTAGAAGATTTACTGCATGAGTTTGCTGCAATTAAAGGTGAGCAATTAAATGACGATCGAGTAATACTCGGATAA
- a CDS encoding ABC transporter permease, with product MMKALEGSLELGLLYVLMALGVYISFRILDFPDLTVDGSFTTGAAVSAVMITHGYNPLLATCAGFFAGAAAGTITGLLHTKGKINNLLSGIVMMIALYSINLRIMDKPNTTLYGEETLFTAINDKYFLLIVPIVIVIFKFLLDAFLHTDIGFALRATGDNQRMIRSFGVNTDSTIILGIALSNGLVAMSGALVAQYQGFADISMGVGMIVIGLASVIIGEAIFGHKTVFRATLAVLLGAIVYRIVIAMALQVNMDANDLKLITAFIVVAALILPKIQKSFGQKRKIIERIKDMNKEIENKGRDINA from the coding sequence TTGATGAAAGCATTAGAAGGTTCTCTTGAACTAGGTTTATTGTATGTGCTTATGGCACTTGGTGTTTATATTTCTTTTCGAATTTTAGATTTCCCTGATTTAACAGTAGACGGGAGTTTTACAACAGGAGCTGCGGTATCTGCTGTCATGATAACACACGGTTACAACCCATTGTTAGCAACTTGTGCAGGTTTTTTTGCAGGAGCTGCGGCAGGGACAATTACAGGGTTACTTCATACAAAAGGGAAGATTAATAACTTACTATCTGGTATTGTGATGATGATTGCCCTTTATTCCATTAACTTAAGGATTATGGATAAACCAAATACAACCTTATATGGAGAAGAAACGCTTTTTACTGCTATAAACGACAAATATTTCTTATTGATTGTTCCAATTGTTATTGTGATCTTTAAGTTCTTATTAGATGCATTTCTTCATACGGATATAGGGTTTGCCCTAAGAGCAACAGGAGATAATCAACGAATGATACGGAGCTTTGGTGTGAATACAGATTCAACCATAATTTTGGGAATCGCATTATCCAATGGACTTGTAGCGATGTCTGGTGCTTTAGTGGCTCAATATCAGGGATTTGCGGATATTTCCATGGGTGTTGGTATGATCGTCATCGGACTTGCTTCTGTTATTATTGGAGAAGCCATTTTTGGACATAAAACAGTATTTCGAGCTACTTTAGCTGTACTATTAGGTGCAATTGTTTATCGGATAGTTATTGCAATGGCACTTCAAGTCAATATGGATGCAAACGACTTAAAATTAATTACAGCATTTATCGTAGTTGCCGCGCTTATTCTACCGAAAATACAAAAGAGTTTTGGTCAAAAACGGAAAATAATAGAAAGAATTAAAGACATGAACAAAGAAATAGAAAATAAGGGGAGGGATATCAATGCTTAA
- a CDS encoding ABC transporter substrate-binding protein, translating to MKKIGLVLITVFMIFALTACGDAEVKVGIAQLVEHPSLDLTREGFIQALEDAGYVDGEKLEIDYQNAQGEMPNNTTIAQKFEASDNDLILAITTPTAQAMQQKVKDIPVVFTAVTDPLGAGLVDASNAPVGNVTGMSDTHPSGLEELMNFIAKEFPDVKNLGVVYNAGEQNSFVSVERAKTKADELGISLVEANITNTSELKQATESLLGKIDALFIPKDNMVVSGLPALLQVANENDLPVFASEKDTVASGAFVSFSVDYFTIGYETGQMALEIIDGGKTPEELEIQYPDKLDLVINLIAAEEQGITVSEELLNQVKEENIIK from the coding sequence ATGAAAAAAATAGGTTTAGTGTTGATCACTGTGTTTATGATATTTGCATTAACGGCTTGTGGGGACGCAGAAGTGAAGGTTGGAATCGCACAATTGGTAGAACATCCTTCCTTAGACTTAACAAGAGAAGGATTTATCCAAGCATTGGAAGATGCTGGATATGTAGATGGAGAAAAATTAGAGATCGATTACCAAAATGCACAAGGTGAGATGCCAAATAATACAACCATTGCACAAAAATTTGAAGCTTCAGATAATGACCTGATTCTAGCTATTACAACACCAACAGCACAAGCAATGCAGCAAAAAGTTAAAGACATCCCTGTTGTATTTACTGCTGTAACTGATCCACTTGGAGCAGGTTTAGTTGATGCTTCTAATGCACCTGTTGGGAATGTGACTGGAATGTCTGATACACATCCATCAGGACTAGAAGAATTGATGAATTTCATTGCAAAGGAATTCCCAGATGTTAAAAATTTAGGCGTTGTGTACAATGCAGGAGAACAAAACTCTTTCGTTTCAGTGGAAAGAGCAAAAACTAAAGCAGATGAATTAGGAATCAGCCTAGTGGAAGCAAATATAACAAATACTAGTGAATTGAAACAAGCAACAGAATCTTTATTAGGCAAGATAGATGCTTTGTTCATTCCGAAGGACAATATGGTTGTATCAGGACTACCAGCACTTTTACAAGTTGCCAATGAGAATGATCTTCCGGTGTTTGCTAGTGAGAAGGATACAGTAGCAAGTGGAGCGTTCGTTTCTTTTAGTGTTGATTATTTCACAATAGGTTATGAAACAGGTCAAATGGCATTAGAAATTATTGATGGAGGAAAGACTCCTGAAGAGCTTGAAATACAATACCCTGATAAACTTGATCTGGTAATCAACCTTATAGCAGCAGAAGAGCAAGGAATTACTGTGAGTGAAGAACTATTAAATCAAGTTAAGGAAGAAAACATAATCAAATAA
- a CDS encoding helix-turn-helix domain-containing protein — translation MFGLGKPRTKLGKYIDNKKISQKWMSENSGLNKETVSKMCSDEYHRPNRSTKHRIVSGLRKKGEEVDESDFW, via the coding sequence ATGTTTGGATTAGGAAAACCAAGAACTAAATTAGGAAAATACATCGATAACAAAAAGATTTCTCAAAAATGGATGAGTGAAAATTCTGGATTAAATAAAGAGACAGTTTCAAAAATGTGTTCTGACGAGTACCACAGACCAAACAGAAGTACAAAACATAGGATAGTATCAGGATTGAGAAAAAAAGGTGAGGAAGTTGATGAATCTGATTTTTGGTAG